The following coding sequences are from one Nonlabens arenilitoris window:
- a CDS encoding DUF6705 family protein, whose product MKKIPHILVILFLCSFIVLNNIIDMRSMQRIDAPNDGYQDGDYYKDIHNDLDKFEGVWLYDNGIDKVEVTITKYEYQQFNFARPIYIDKLGIEFKYWENGVLIKETDPSFPSSEQIEIMNVEGVLNLPGAVNVIDNGYSLVSGSYDEPFGTQDCKRPNHTNLKLGYQTSSNNVNGVTTIGKLHWNLIDLYGLNPSGGYNFTCEYNYVLPEVMILIKQP is encoded by the coding sequence ATGAAAAAAATACCACACATATTAGTAATACTATTTCTATGTTCTTTCATCGTTTTGAACAATATAATTGATATGAGAAGCATGCAAAGGATTGATGCACCAAACGACGGTTATCAAGATGGAGATTACTATAAAGACATTCATAACGATTTAGATAAATTTGAAGGAGTTTGGCTCTATGATAATGGAATTGATAAAGTAGAAGTAACTATAACAAAATATGAATATCAACAATTTAATTTTGCAAGACCTATATATATTGATAAACTAGGAATCGAATTTAAATATTGGGAAAACGGTGTTTTGATTAAGGAAACTGATCCAAGTTTTCCTTCATCAGAGCAAATAGAAATTATGAATGTTGAAGGAGTTTTAAATCTACCAGGAGCCGTTAATGTAATTGATAATGGTTACTCTTTAGTTTCAGGTTCTTATGATGAACCCTTTGGGACACAAGATTGTAAACGCCCAAATCATACTAATTTAAAATTAGGATATCAGACTAGTTCTAATAATGTAAATGGTGTTACTACAATAGGAAAACTACATTGGAATCTAATAGACCTATATGGTTTAAACCCAAGCGGTGGCTATAACTTTACGTGTGAATATAATTATGTTTTACCAGAAGTAATGATTCTTATAAAACAACCATAA
- the folB gene encoding dihydroneopterin aldolase, translated as MHTIILENVKVYTNHGCLDEEAMIGSEYRVDLEVTADLSKSAKTDELSDTVDYVSLNRIIVEEMEIRSKLLEQVAQRILDRVLSEEQLVQKAHVKVAKINPPIGGDVASVVISMQQSR; from the coding sequence ATGCATACAATTATACTTGAAAACGTAAAGGTTTATACTAACCATGGATGTCTCGATGAAGAGGCTATGATAGGTAGTGAATATCGTGTAGATCTAGAAGTAACTGCTGATCTATCAAAAAGCGCTAAGACTGATGAACTGAGCGATACCGTGGATTATGTTTCACTTAATAGAATTATAGTGGAAGAAATGGAGATACGTTCAAAATTACTAGAACAAGTCGCACAAAGAATACTGGATCGAGTTCTAAGTGAAGAGCAATTAGTACAAAAAGCACATGTAAAAGTGGCAAAAATCAATCCTCCTATAGGTGGTGATGTAGCAAGTGTGGTCATTTCTATGCAGCAAAGTCGCTAG
- a CDS encoding glutamine--tRNA ligase/YqeY domain fusion protein: MSDTTKPNNFIEDIIEDDLNNGLSQDKLRFRFPPEPNGFLHIGHASAICLNFGLGEKYNRPVNLRFDDTNPAKEEAKYVAAIQKDVEWLGYKWDNLCYASDYFQELYDWAVQMIKDGKAYVDSQSSEEMAAQKGTPTQPGVDGPYRNRSVEENLALFEGMKNGEYGEGEHILRAKIDMQSNNMLMRDPIMYRVVDKAHHRTGTDWKIYPMYDWTHGESDYLEQISHSFCTLEFKPHRELYDWFLDQVIDKDKIRPKQREFARRNVSHTVTSKRKLQKLVEAGVVNGWDDPRMTTISGLRRRGYTPASLKNFAESIGIAKRDNLVDMNHLEFHLRDDLNKTADRVMCVLDPVKLVITNYPDDQVEILQAENSQEDESRGFREVPFSKELYIEREDYREEANKKFFRLKNGKEVRLKNGYIIKGEGCLKDADGNITEIHATYDPDSKSGSGTEASMRKVKGTLHWVSAAHAVPVEVRLYDRLFTVPSPDTDKEKDFMEFVNPNSLEVITAMAEPAMKNLKVGDIVQFQRMGYFCVDPDTTEDHMVFNRTVTLRDTWAKLED; this comes from the coding sequence ATGAGTGATACTACTAAACCTAATAACTTCATAGAAGACATTATAGAAGACGATTTAAACAATGGTCTTTCTCAAGATAAATTACGTTTCCGTTTTCCACCAGAACCTAATGGGTTTTTACACATAGGTCACGCTAGCGCAATATGTTTAAACTTTGGGCTAGGAGAGAAGTACAACAGGCCAGTAAATCTGCGTTTTGATGATACTAATCCTGCAAAAGAAGAAGCAAAATATGTAGCTGCGATTCAAAAAGATGTAGAATGGTTAGGCTATAAATGGGATAATCTGTGTTATGCGTCAGACTATTTTCAAGAGCTTTATGACTGGGCTGTTCAAATGATTAAAGACGGAAAAGCTTATGTAGATTCTCAATCTAGTGAAGAAATGGCCGCTCAAAAAGGGACACCTACTCAACCTGGAGTAGATGGACCTTACCGTAATAGAAGTGTGGAAGAAAATCTAGCACTTTTTGAAGGTATGAAGAATGGAGAATATGGTGAAGGAGAACACATCCTGCGTGCTAAAATTGATATGCAGTCTAATAACATGCTCATGCGCGATCCTATCATGTATCGTGTGGTTGATAAAGCACACCATAGAACCGGTACTGACTGGAAAATTTATCCTATGTATGATTGGACACATGGAGAAAGTGATTATCTGGAGCAAATCTCACACTCTTTCTGTACCCTTGAATTTAAGCCTCATAGAGAGCTTTATGACTGGTTCCTTGATCAAGTTATCGATAAAGATAAAATACGTCCTAAACAACGTGAATTTGCCCGTAGAAACGTATCACATACCGTTACCAGTAAACGTAAACTTCAAAAACTAGTAGAAGCTGGTGTTGTTAACGGATGGGATGATCCACGTATGACGACCATATCTGGTTTAAGACGTCGAGGTTACACTCCAGCATCATTAAAAAACTTTGCAGAGTCTATAGGAATCGCAAAACGTGATAACCTAGTAGATATGAACCATCTCGAGTTTCATTTAAGAGATGATTTAAATAAAACTGCAGATCGTGTGATGTGTGTATTAGATCCAGTAAAGCTGGTTATTACTAATTATCCAGACGATCAGGTTGAAATCCTTCAAGCAGAAAATAGTCAAGAAGACGAATCTCGTGGTTTTAGAGAAGTTCCTTTCTCAAAAGAACTTTATATAGAACGTGAAGATTATAGAGAAGAGGCAAACAAGAAATTCTTCCGTTTGAAGAATGGAAAAGAAGTACGTCTTAAGAACGGATATATCATTAAAGGTGAAGGTTGCCTTAAAGATGCAGACGGTAATATTACAGAGATTCACGCCACCTATGATCCAGATTCTAAAAGTGGTAGCGGTACAGAAGCTAGTATGCGCAAGGTAAAAGGTACACTTCACTGGGTAAGTGCTGCTCATGCAGTACCTGTAGAAGTACGTCTTTATGATCGTTTATTTACAGTACCATCACCAGATACAGATAAGGAAAAAGACTTCATGGAGTTTGTTAATCCTAATTCTCTAGAAGTTATTACTGCCATGGCAGAACCTGCAATGAAAAACTTAAAAGTAGGTGACATTGTACAATTCCAACGTATGGGATATTTCTGTGTGGATCCAGATACTACAGAGGATCACATGGTATTCAATCGTACAGTAACCTTGCGAGATACTTGGGCAAAGCTAGAGGACTAG
- a CDS encoding YtxH domain-containing protein yields the protein MAKTGNALVALVAGAAIGVAAGLLYAPESGEKTRKKLKKKADKAQRDIKNQAQTAYDTLTTKASEYKGTLDERLETALSTASFKADDAIVSLERKLEQLRAQNAKLQKPKVNGKTTV from the coding sequence ATGGCAAAGACAGGAAACGCATTAGTAGCACTAGTAGCAGGAGCAGCAATAGGAGTAGCAGCTGGCTTACTTTATGCACCAGAAAGTGGTGAGAAAACAAGAAAAAAATTAAAGAAAAAAGCAGATAAAGCACAGCGTGATATCAAAAACCAAGCACAAACTGCTTATGATACTTTAACAACTAAAGCATCAGAATATAAAGGAACTTTAGATGAGCGTTTAGAAACTGCATTATCCACAGCAAGCTTTAAAGCAGATGATGCTATCGTTTCTCTAGAAAGAAAACTAGAACAATTGAGAGCGCAAAACGCAAAATTACAGAAGCCTAAGGTCAACGGAAAAACAACGGTATAA
- a CDS encoding phage holin family protein produces the protein MGKGISENIQEFTTATQSFIESSINYHKLDLYKKVMSGVISSSHKLLLGFFLLISILFLSLAASVYIGDLLDNAALGYLIVGLFYFLLVILVALFMKPVIEKSLLRKTSQQFFNSNEDIKIDKYESLQ, from the coding sequence ATGGGAAAAGGTATAAGTGAGAATATTCAAGAATTTACCACCGCTACTCAAAGTTTTATAGAATCATCTATTAACTATCATAAACTCGATCTCTATAAAAAAGTGATGAGTGGCGTGATATCTAGTAGCCATAAATTGCTATTAGGATTTTTTTTACTGATATCAATTCTATTTTTAAGTTTAGCCGCTAGTGTTTATATAGGAGATTTATTAGATAATGCTGCTTTGGGATATTTAATAGTTGGTCTCTTTTATTTCCTTCTAGTTATTCTAGTAGCTTTATTTATGAAACCAGTCATTGAAAAAAGTTTACTGCGCAAGACCAGCCAGCAATTCTTCAATTCTAACGAGGATATAAAAATTGATAAGTATGAGAGTTTACAATAG
- a CDS encoding DUF6327 family protein has protein sequence MRVYNSFDEIDRDLRYLQLQKQVDQETMKLNLNEVKESLSAVAVLTSIVSSIAKKAVILKTVNKLIGR, from the coding sequence ATGAGAGTTTACAATAGTTTTGATGAGATAGATAGGGATTTAAGATACTTGCAATTGCAAAAACAAGTGGACCAAGAAACAATGAAACTTAATCTTAATGAGGTAAAGGAAAGTTTATCTGCTGTAGCGGTTTTAACTAGCATAGTGAGTTCTATAGCAAAGAAGGCAGTAATTCTTAAAACAGTTAATAAACTAATAGGAAGATAA
- a CDS encoding SPFH domain-containing protein: protein MGQLIFPILGVIILLLIFSSIFTVKQQTAALIERFGKFTSMRHSGLQFKVPLIDKIAGRINLKIQQLDVIVETKTKDDVFVRLKISVQFQVRREKVYDAFYRLQNPHDQITSYVFDVVRAEVPKMKLDYVFEKKDDIAIAVKRELNEAMMDYGYDIIKTLVTDIDPDVQVKAAMNRINAAEREKTAAEYEAEADRIKIVAKARAEAESKRLQGQGIADQRREIARGLEESVDVLNNVGINSQEASALIVVTQHYDTLQSIGEATQSNLILLPNSPQAGSDMLNNMIASFTASAQIGEQMKKTNKNKEEAEANKNNDADGWKD, encoded by the coding sequence ATGGGACAATTAATATTTCCGATTTTAGGAGTGATTATACTTCTACTTATTTTCAGTTCGATTTTTACCGTAAAACAACAGACAGCTGCACTAATTGAGCGTTTTGGGAAATTTACCAGTATGCGCCATTCTGGACTTCAGTTTAAAGTGCCATTAATTGATAAAATTGCAGGACGTATTAATCTTAAAATTCAACAACTAGATGTAATTGTTGAAACTAAGACAAAAGATGATGTATTTGTTCGTCTTAAAATATCTGTACAGTTTCAAGTAAGAAGGGAAAAAGTATATGATGCCTTTTACAGATTACAAAACCCACATGATCAGATCACATCATATGTATTTGATGTAGTACGTGCAGAGGTTCCTAAAATGAAACTAGACTACGTCTTTGAAAAGAAAGATGATATTGCAATAGCTGTAAAACGTGAATTAAATGAGGCAATGATGGACTATGGTTATGACATCATTAAAACACTTGTAACAGACATTGATCCAGATGTACAGGTAAAGGCTGCAATGAATCGTATTAACGCAGCAGAGCGCGAGAAAACAGCTGCTGAGTATGAAGCTGAAGCTGATCGTATCAAAATTGTTGCAAAAGCACGTGCCGAGGCTGAATCTAAACGTTTACAAGGTCAAGGTATCGCAGACCAACGTCGTGAAATAGCACGTGGACTAGAAGAAAGTGTAGATGTTTTAAATAACGTAGGTATTAATTCTCAAGAAGCAAGTGCCTTAATCGTAGTAACACAACACTATGATACTTTACAATCCATAGGTGAGGCAACACAGTCTAACTTAATACTATTACCTAATTCTCCACAAGCTGGTAGTGATATGTTAAACAACATGATAGCTAGTTTTACAGCAAGTGCACAAATAGGTGAGCAAATGAAGAAGACTAATAAAAATAAAGAAGAGGCTGAAGCCAATAAAAATAATGATGCTGACGGCTGGAAAGATTAA
- the gltX gene encoding glutamate--tRNA ligase, producing MSTPVRVRFAPSPTGPLHIGGVRTALFNYLFAKKHNGIFVLRIEDTDQNRYVEGAEDYIIDALNWCHIPYDEGPGKEGDCGPYRQSERKSMYKQYALDLIEKGAAYYAFDTAQELQTARENAEAKKETFIYNHNNRNDFTNSLTLTSSEVEERIARGDDYVIRFKPELKTLHMFDEIRKGIEIDTSLIDDKVLFKSDGMPTYHLANVVDDHDMKISHVIRGEEWLPSMALHVLLYESFGWERPKFAHLPLILKPTGKGKLSKRDGDKMGFSVFPLEWKDPKSGELSTGFKQDGFLPETMINILAFLGWNPGTEQEIFSLEELVQAFSLEKVNSSGAKYDPEKAKWFQQQWYVAQDDAVIGAAFAKALEEKGIDYGSQEYVNIVCGLVKERAVFTEDLFELAGFFFTAPDSYDEKAAKKAWKDDTTSIMTDVIKIIEDCTDDSATGLSNAIKGWITSQEMGFGKVMMPLRLSLVGSLMGPDVFEIASMIGKNETIARIQHAIEKLS from the coding sequence ATGAGCACTCCAGTTAGAGTAAGATTTGCACCTAGTCCAACCGGACCATTACATATAGGTGGTGTTAGAACAGCATTGTTCAATTATTTATTTGCAAAAAAACACAATGGTATTTTTGTATTACGTATTGAAGATACTGATCAAAATAGGTATGTAGAAGGTGCCGAAGATTATATTATTGATGCCTTAAACTGGTGTCATATTCCATATGATGAAGGACCAGGAAAAGAAGGAGACTGCGGACCTTATAGACAAAGTGAACGTAAATCAATGTATAAACAATATGCGCTAGACCTTATAGAAAAAGGTGCCGCCTATTATGCATTTGATACTGCACAAGAATTGCAAACGGCTCGTGAAAATGCAGAAGCAAAAAAGGAAACTTTTATATACAATCATAACAATCGTAACGATTTTACCAATTCTCTAACCTTAACAAGTAGTGAGGTTGAAGAACGTATCGCAAGAGGAGATGATTATGTAATCCGTTTTAAGCCAGAGTTGAAAACATTACACATGTTTGATGAAATTCGTAAAGGGATTGAAATAGACACCTCACTTATCGATGACAAAGTACTATTTAAAAGTGATGGGATGCCTACTTACCACCTTGCTAATGTGGTAGATGACCATGATATGAAAATTTCTCACGTGATACGTGGTGAAGAATGGCTGCCTAGCATGGCTTTACATGTATTGCTTTATGAAAGCTTTGGATGGGAACGACCTAAGTTTGCTCACCTACCATTAATACTTAAACCTACCGGAAAAGGAAAATTAAGTAAGCGCGATGGTGATAAAATGGGCTTTTCTGTATTCCCATTAGAATGGAAAGACCCTAAAAGTGGAGAGCTTTCTACAGGATTTAAACAAGATGGTTTTCTTCCAGAAACGATGATCAATATATTGGCTTTCTTAGGATGGAATCCAGGTACAGAACAAGAGATTTTCAGCCTTGAAGAATTAGTTCAAGCTTTCAGTCTAGAAAAGGTAAATAGTTCTGGTGCAAAATATGACCCAGAAAAAGCAAAATGGTTTCAACAACAATGGTATGTTGCACAAGATGATGCTGTTATAGGTGCCGCTTTTGCGAAAGCGTTAGAAGAAAAAGGTATCGATTATGGATCACAAGAATATGTAAACATAGTTTGTGGTCTAGTAAAAGAACGTGCTGTATTTACAGAAGATCTTTTTGAACTAGCTGGTTTTTTCTTTACCGCACCTGATTCTTATGATGAAAAAGCGGCTAAAAAAGCTTGGAAAGATGATACTACTAGTATAATGACAGATGTGATTAAAATCATCGAGGATTGCACTGATGATAGCGCAACTGGTTTAAGTAACGCAATTAAAGGCTGGATAACTAGTCAAGAAATGGGATTTGGTAAGGTAATGATGCCATTAAGACTATCATTAGTAGGTAGTTTGATGGGACCAGATGTCTTTGAGATAGCAAGTATGATAGGTAAAAATGAAACTATCGCTCGCATTCAACATGCCATAGAAAAATTATCCTAA
- a CDS encoding alkane 1-monooxygenase, which translates to MKDLKYLTAYIVPILCVIGIYYRGSALYLTPLMVFTIVPLIELIMPSLTSNLDAESKESKLKNKLFDILLWLNVPIIFSVLIYGLYTYSIGNFETYEVIGLIFTLGIVAGSNGINVAHELGHRQESWERFLGKILLLPSLYMHFYIEHNYGHHLNAATPEDPASARYNENFYAFWWRSVINQYKNSWSIQKRLLKVKDQSFYSIKNDMLWFTIIQLSYLLTIGILFSWMTTMIAIGIAFIGFTLLEIINYLEHYGLRRAKKKSGRYEVVKEIHSWNSNHALGRILLYELTRHSDHHYRANKKYQLLDYHENSPQLPYGYPTMMVIATIPPLWFLIVNKHVPQEMIELSKNKN; encoded by the coding sequence ATGAAAGATCTCAAATACCTAACCGCATATATCGTTCCTATTTTGTGTGTGATTGGTATTTATTATAGAGGATCTGCTTTATATCTTACCCCATTGATGGTTTTTACAATTGTACCATTAATTGAACTAATCATGCCATCTTTAACTAGCAATTTAGATGCGGAAAGTAAAGAGAGTAAGTTGAAAAATAAATTATTTGACATTTTACTGTGGTTAAACGTACCTATCATATTTAGTGTTCTCATTTATGGTTTATACACGTATTCCATCGGCAATTTTGAAACTTATGAAGTAATAGGTTTGATCTTTACATTAGGAATAGTGGCTGGTAGCAACGGCATTAACGTTGCACATGAATTAGGACATAGACAAGAATCTTGGGAACGATTTTTAGGCAAAATACTGTTATTACCTAGTCTCTACATGCATTTTTACATTGAACATAATTATGGCCACCATTTAAATGCTGCTACACCTGAAGATCCAGCAAGTGCAAGATATAACGAGAATTTTTATGCATTTTGGTGGCGTTCTGTTATCAATCAATATAAGAACTCATGGAGTATTCAAAAGAGATTATTGAAAGTAAAAGATCAATCATTCTATTCTATTAAAAATGATATGTTGTGGTTTACAATTATACAATTGAGTTATTTACTAACGATAGGAATTTTATTCTCGTGGATGACCACAATGATAGCTATAGGTATTGCATTTATAGGTTTTACCTTACTAGAGATTATTAACTACCTAGAGCATTATGGATTGAGAAGAGCTAAAAAAAAGTCTGGAAGATATGAAGTAGTAAAAGAAATACATAGCTGGAACTCTAACCATGCACTGGGCAGAATATTACTTTATGAACTTACTAGACATAGTGATCATCATTATCGAGCAAATAAAAAGTATCAACTTTTAGATTATCATGAAAACAGTCCACAACTACCCTATGGATATCCTACTATGATGGTTATAGCAACGATACCACCATTATGGTTTTTAATTGTTAATAAACATGTACCACAAGAAATGATAGAATTATCTAAAAATAAAAATTAG
- a CDS encoding collagen-like protein: MNNFQIIEHKLKLFIKKYYTNEIIRGIILFLAIGLLYFLFTAVIEHFLWLSSTGRTILFGLFVLVQATLLFKFIGIPLARLFKLFSGIDFRDASNMIGTHFPEVSDKLINVLQLHKNGGDDELTWASINQKSEELKPIPFSLAIDFKKNTAYLKYLAIPVLIIAVLFFTGNNDVITESTKRVANFNNEYIPPAPFTFTLLNDDLNTLQKRDFKLNVDVSGRTIPENASIHFNDQTYYLTQEAPGRFSFIFNNPSVNTPFYLKANEVRSEEFELKVDAVPSINKFELFIDYPSYTGKKDEIIKSTGNALVPQGTKITWRLQTVATDRVEFKSSNAVESFQKDDNEFAFAKAILKPLKYAISTSNINARDYEELNFKIDVTKDDYPELTMEMKKDSIQEDILHFRGQVADDYGIKKIQLVYYESDSNTNRQIYEIGKNRGTFDQFLFTFPDNLPLTGGKNYQFYFEVIDNDAVNNFKSSKSQVYGFKKSTKKEEEQLQLQDQKKSLEELEKSLKEQDKQQEELKEISQEQIEKKQRGFNDKKKLEQALKNQQEQEREMRQQMEKMRDNLEKSNPQKDPMKEALKERLQQSEEEIKKNEELLKELQEYQDKLSKEDLKEKLEKAQKNSKQQKRNLKQLLELTKMYYVTQKYEQMINKLKDLSTKQEEQSKKKGDDNKKVDQDSLNQEYKDWEKELQELEKENNGLKKPMKLDFDPLNSPEIKEEQQQSSEYLENSKTPEASKKQKSAADKMRQQAQAMQAQMSSGKSEKMKEDADMLRQILDNLIVFSKEQENVLNGVKSLNRNSPNFGKKLKIQKDLERAFKHVDDSLFALASRNPEVGIDINREVTDIYYYIDKSLTQLSDFEMDKGQISQQFTLNGANKLANMLSSVMDAMNNAMALPGKGEGEPGEGQSSGFQLPDIIKKQESLMKEGDQGEEGANGEKPGKGDGKKPGDGQPGDSGPPGQGGKNGQEGQSGEGGESGQGGQSGQGGKDGTGSTGESGQGGSNDQGGQGSNGEGSGSDGVNGIEGSGNASGAEEEKSGYRESEEESARIYEIYKRQQELRNQLENMIRQEGLEGIVDDITDKMKSVERKLLDQGFNRDVQNQMMEIQHDLLKLKDAGLEQGKEDQREANTNRKVYNNPTNSTLPDASMYFNSKEILNRQVLPLQQQYKKKVKEYFKEDGRL, encoded by the coding sequence ATGAATAACTTTCAAATAATAGAGCACAAGCTCAAACTTTTTATTAAAAAATATTACACAAATGAGATCATTCGTGGTATTATTTTATTTCTAGCGATAGGATTATTGTACTTTCTATTTACTGCCGTTATCGAGCATTTTTTATGGTTGAGTTCGACAGGTAGAACAATTTTATTTGGCCTTTTTGTTTTAGTACAGGCAACATTATTGTTTAAATTTATTGGTATCCCATTAGCGAGGCTGTTCAAATTATTTTCAGGAATTGATTTTAGAGATGCCAGTAATATGATTGGAACTCATTTTCCTGAAGTATCAGATAAATTAATCAATGTATTACAATTACATAAAAACGGTGGAGATGATGAGCTTACTTGGGCCAGTATTAATCAAAAAAGTGAAGAGCTTAAACCTATTCCTTTTTCTCTTGCTATTGATTTTAAAAAAAATACTGCATATTTAAAGTATTTAGCCATACCTGTACTCATCATTGCAGTCTTATTTTTTACGGGTAATAATGATGTAATCACTGAAAGCACAAAACGTGTTGCTAATTTTAATAATGAGTATATCCCGCCAGCACCATTTACTTTTACACTGCTTAATGATGATTTAAATACATTACAAAAAAGAGACTTTAAACTTAATGTTGATGTTTCTGGGAGGACTATTCCAGAGAACGCAAGTATCCATTTTAATGATCAAACTTATTATCTAACTCAAGAAGCTCCTGGTAGATTTAGTTTTATATTCAATAACCCTTCTGTAAACACACCGTTTTATCTCAAGGCTAACGAGGTAAGGAGTGAAGAATTTGAGTTAAAGGTAGATGCAGTTCCTTCCATAAATAAGTTTGAACTATTTATAGATTATCCATCTTACACTGGTAAAAAAGATGAAATTATTAAAAGTACCGGTAATGCTTTGGTTCCACAGGGAACTAAAATAACTTGGAGATTACAGACCGTTGCTACAGATCGCGTTGAATTTAAATCGAGTAATGCTGTAGAATCTTTCCAAAAGGATGATAATGAATTCGCTTTCGCGAAAGCGATATTAAAACCACTTAAATATGCAATTTCAACTTCAAATATAAATGCTAGGGATTATGAAGAATTAAACTTTAAAATAGATGTTACTAAGGATGACTACCCAGAGTTAACCATGGAAATGAAGAAAGATAGTATTCAGGAAGATATTCTTCACTTCAGAGGACAAGTCGCAGATGATTATGGGATTAAAAAAATACAACTTGTCTATTATGAGAGTGATAGTAATACTAATCGACAGATCTATGAGATAGGTAAAAACCGTGGAACATTTGATCAGTTCTTATTTACTTTTCCTGATAACCTACCTTTAACAGGTGGTAAAAACTATCAATTTTATTTTGAAGTAATTGATAATGACGCTGTTAATAATTTTAAAAGTTCAAAAAGTCAAGTTTACGGGTTTAAAAAATCTACTAAGAAGGAAGAAGAACAACTACAACTACAAGATCAAAAGAAATCATTAGAAGAATTAGAAAAGTCATTAAAGGAACAGGATAAACAGCAAGAAGAACTAAAAGAAATTAGTCAAGAACAAATTGAAAAAAAGCAACGAGGTTTTAATGATAAGAAAAAATTAGAACAAGCACTTAAAAATCAACAAGAACAAGAACGTGAAATGCGTCAGCAAATGGAAAAAATGAGGGATAACTTAGAAAAGTCTAATCCTCAAAAAGATCCTATGAAAGAGGCTTTAAAAGAACGTTTACAGCAAAGTGAAGAAGAGATTAAGAAAAATGAAGAGCTTCTTAAAGAACTGCAAGAATATCAAGATAAGTTGAGTAAAGAGGATTTAAAAGAAAAACTAGAAAAAGCTCAGAAGAATTCAAAACAACAAAAGCGTAATCTCAAACAACTGTTAGAGCTCACAAAGATGTATTATGTGACCCAAAAGTATGAGCAAATGATTAATAAGCTTAAGGATTTATCTACTAAACAAGAAGAGCAATCTAAAAAGAAAGGTGACGATAATAAGAAGGTTGATCAAGATTCTTTAAATCAAGAATATAAAGATTGGGAAAAGGAATTACAGGAACTGGAGAAAGAAAATAACGGTCTTAAAAAACCTATGAAGTTGGATTTTGATCCACTTAATTCTCCTGAGATTAAGGAAGAACAACAACAGTCTAGTGAATATCTTGAGAATTCTAAAACTCCGGAAGCTAGTAAAAAGCAAAAAAGTGCAGCAGATAAAATGAGACAGCAAGCTCAAGCTATGCAAGCTCAAATGAGTTCTGGTAAATCAGAAAAAATGAAAGAAGATGCTGACATGTTGCGTCAGATATTAGATAATCTGATTGTGTTTTCAAAAGAACAAGAAAACGTTCTTAATGGTGTTAAGAGTCTAAATAGAAATAGTCCAAATTTTGGTAAAAAACTTAAAATCCAGAAGGATTTAGAAAGAGCTTTTAAACATGTTGATGATAGTTTATTTGCCCTTGCATCACGTAATCCCGAGGTTGGTATTGATATTAATAGAGAAGTTACTGATATTTACTATTATATAGATAAATCTTTGACTCAACTTAGTGATTTTGAGATGGATAAAGGTCAGATTTCACAACAATTTACTCTTAATGGTGCTAATAAGCTCGCTAACATGCTTAGTAGTGTAATGGATGCGATGAATAATGCTATGGCATTACCTGGTAAAGGTGAAGGAGAACCTGGTGAAGGACAAAGTTCTGGTTTTCAATTACCAGATATTATAAAAAAACAAGAATCCTTAATGAAGGAAGGTGATCAAGGTGAAGAAGGCGCTAATGGTGAAAAGCCTGGTAAAGGTGATGGCAAAAAACCTGGTGATGGTCAGCCTGGTGATTCTGGTCCACCTGGACAAGGTGGGAAGAATGGTCAGGAAGGTCAATCTGGTGAAGGTGGTGAATCCGGACAAGGTGGCCAAAGTGGGCAAGGCGGAAAGGATGGAACGGGTAGTACAGGTGAATCTGGACAAGGTGGTTCTAATGATCAAGGTGGTCAAGGTTCAAATGGGGAAGGTTCTGGTAGTGATGGTGTCAATGGAATTGAAGGTTCAGGTAATGCTTCTGGAGCGGAAGAAGAAAAATCTGGATACCGAGAATCTGAGGAAGAAAGTGCTAGAATTTATGAAATTTATAAAAGGCAACAAGAGTTAAGAAATCAACTAGAGAACATGATCCGTCAGGAAGGTTTAGAAGGCATTGTTGATGATATTACAGATAAGATGAAATCTGTCGAACGCAAGCTTTTAGATCAAGGATTTAATCGTGATGTTCAAAATCAGATGATGGAAATTCAACATGATTTATTAAAACTTAAGGATGCAGGATTAGAACAAGGAAAAGAAGATCAACGTGAGGCTAATACTAATCGTAAGGTCTATAATAACCCTACTAATTCAACATTACCAGACGCATCTATGTATTTCAATAGTAAGGAGATTTTAAATAGACAAGTACTACCTTTGCAACAACAATATAAAAAGAAGGTAAAGGAGTATTTCAAAGAAGATGGTAGACTTTAA